From Toxorhynchites rutilus septentrionalis strain SRP chromosome 2, ASM2978413v1, whole genome shotgun sequence, a single genomic window includes:
- the LOC129769417 gene encoding uncharacterized protein LOC129769417, whose translation MCEIETGVQVLQRISSGLSPFVGCLEPVLFPDGGPSKGELVEITGETNSGKSCLILELIAKIILPKNCGGQAVGAVFINCDNNINMARLLNIMEKHIVNCSTPANQNTDRREIQRIREESFSRLTIITCYTLDEFELSMLTLSDLFVKNPHNVFLLIDSIVAFYWSRCTEKNLIRMDTYLKLLHNKLKKMCRENKVVIIYTKPSYFGAGRKQKAGESDAAEQSSLGGLYPSSSGCGSGSGGINLPVEHRLELTEAVGQTPSNDTKFTALVNSKNKQFTRYFLIDRYGINWLNERV comes from the coding sequence GTTCAGGTTCTTCAACGAATTTCTTCTGGATTATCCCCTTTTGTGGGTTGTTTAGAACCGGTTCTCTTTCCTGATGGTGGACCATCCAAAGGCGAACTTGTGGAGATCACGGGTGAGACGAATTCCGGTAAATCATGTCTAATTTTGGAGCTCATTGCCAAAATAATTCTGCCGAAGAATTGTGGCGGCCAAGCAGTAGGGGCAGTATTCATCAACTGCGATAACAACATCAATATGGCACGATTACTAAACATAATGGAGAAACACATCGTTAACTGTTCCACACCGGCAAATCAGAACACCGACAGACGAGAGATTCAACGAATAAGGGAGGAATCTTTCAGCCGGCTCACGATTATCACCTGCTACACACTTGATGAGTTTGAGTTGTCTATGCTAACGCTGAGCGATTTATTCGTCAAGAATCCCCACAATGTGTTCCTGTTGATAGATTCGATTGTGGCCTTCTATTGGAGCAGATGCACCGAGAAGAATCTCATTCGGATGGATACGTATCTAAAACTGTTgcacaataaattgaaaaagatGTGCCGAGAGAACAAAGTGGTAATAATTTATACCAAACCGTCATACTTTGGCGCAGGACGAAAACAGAAAGCTGGAGAATCGGATGCTGCTGAACAGTCAAGCCTGGGAGGATTGTACCCCTCTAGCTCCGGATGCGGTTCCGGGAGCGGTGGTATCAATTTACCAGTCGAACATCGACTGGAACTGACGGAAGCAGTTGGTCAAACGCCGAGTAATGACACGAAATTCACCGCTCTCGTTAACTCGAAGAACAAACAATTCACAAGATACTTTCTTATTGATAGATATGgaataaattggttgaatgaacGCGTTTGA